A stretch of Astyanax mexicanus isolate ESR-SI-001 chromosome 21, AstMex3_surface, whole genome shotgun sequence DNA encodes these proteins:
- the LOC103026147 gene encoding tumor necrosis factor ligand superfamily member 14: MEGGPAGCPQVFVVDSQAPVTLMPSVVKRDFRKKKEYLLYLLVGLALLGVIIEAGFIYHLYKPPVAAQIPSPEKMIGHMKSPESNEIHPVQDKKLDYNKPAAFVQGGLRKNVDENGVMQWQTEGLGSFLHQVGYEDGRLLIQTEGFYYIHSKVYFSDSCSTFRHQVMWKTTRYREDTKLMQALRYSCVEGEPSGEKSADVGNSFLGGVFRLYKSDSVYVKVNESSLVRAGVQDNFFGVFMI, from the exons ATGGAAGGGGGTCCGGCCGGCTGCCCGCAGGTCTTTGTGGTGGACAGTCAGGCTCCAGTGACCCTGATGCCCAGTGTTGTAAAACGTGACTTCAGAAAAAAGAAGGAGTATTTACTGTACCTGCTGGTGGGCCTGGCACTGCTGGGGGTCATCATAGAGGCGGGATTCATCTACCACCTGTACAAGCCACCTGTTGCAGCACAG ATCCCTAGCCCAGAAAAAATGATT GGACACATGAAGTCTCCGG AGTCGAATGAAATCCATCCGGTCCAGGATAAGAAGCTTGATTACAACAAACCAGCTGCATTCGTGCAGG GTGGTTTAAGAAAGAACGTGGATGAGAATGGCGTGATGCAGTGGCAGACGGAGGGCTTGGGGTCTTTTCTTCATCAGGTTGGGTATGAGGACGGCCGGCTGCTGATTCAGACGGAGGGGTTTTACTACATCCACTCTAAAGTCTACTTCTCCGACTCCTGCTCGACCTTCAGACACCAGGTCATGTGGAAAACAACGCGCTACAGAGAGGACACCAAACTCATGCAGGCCCTCAG GTATAGCTGTGTGGAGGGGGAGCCGTCGGGGGAGAAAAGTGCAGACGTGGGGAACAGCTTCCTGGGTGGAGTTTTCAGGCTGTATAAAAGTGACAGTGTTTACGTTAAGGTGAACGAGAGTAGTTTGGTACGAGCTGGAGTTCAGGATAACTTTTTTGGCGTCTTTATGATTTAG